The following are encoded together in the Bacillus sp. V2I10 genome:
- a CDS encoding DedA family protein, whose translation MKEFIYSLLEVLADLGYYGIALGLMVEVIPSEIVLGYGGYLISLGQIKFTGAVVAGVIGGTLAQVFLYWMGYYGGRPFLEKFGKFLFINKHHLDLSEAWFEKYGAGVIFTARFIPVVRHAISIPAGIGKMPLWRFTIYTVAAMIPWTIFFLYLGIQLGTNWTEIKYAAEPYIIPIVIIMALAGIGYYLVKRNDPRTKKI comes from the coding sequence ATGAAGGAATTCATTTATTCACTTTTAGAGGTTCTGGCTGATTTAGGCTATTACGGAATTGCTCTGGGTTTAATGGTTGAGGTTATTCCAAGTGAAATTGTTCTGGGGTATGGCGGCTATTTAATCTCTCTTGGGCAAATTAAGTTTACGGGAGCGGTTGTTGCCGGAGTGATAGGCGGAACGCTTGCACAAGTTTTCCTTTATTGGATGGGGTATTATGGCGGAAGACCCTTTCTTGAAAAGTTCGGGAAGTTTTTATTTATTAATAAACATCATTTGGATCTATCAGAGGCCTGGTTTGAAAAATATGGCGCCGGGGTTATTTTTACAGCGAGATTCATTCCGGTTGTGAGACATGCCATTTCCATTCCTGCTGGGATCGGAAAGATGCCTTTATGGAGATTTACAATTTATACTGTTGCTGCCATGATTCCATGGACTATTTTCTTTTTGTATTTGGGGATACAGCTCGGCACGAATTGGACCGAGATTAAATATGCTGCTGAGCCATATATTATTCCGATTGTCATTATTATGGCGCTTGCAGGTATCGGCTACTATCTTGTAAAGCGCAATGATCCGCGCACAAAAAAGATTTAA
- the ytvI gene encoding sporulation integral membrane protein YtvI, giving the protein MNKKKWILLSILIVVVMILLPLSLSLLFALITALLLEGAVQRLQKHLKFGRGLAVFAAFTAYVALLGMIGYFTVKVVFDQFVSFASSLPEIIKEVYASIIQPTLTKWEQVQETIPRGVVQSLEESFTAGLKSFEEGVNGFLNSLLDFIAFLPGFMFEILIYLIALYLFSLELPRLKKMIADSLTEKTKEKLTLVLEELNKAGIGFVKAQIFLSALTFVMAFAGLSILGVPYTVVLSLLIVIVDILPILGTGSFLVPWAIYAFFQNDQALSIGLVILFLVITVVRRVIEPKIFSSSMGITPLAALISLFIGFKLLGFIGLFAGPALVIVFDTLRKARMIRTDFKF; this is encoded by the coding sequence GTGAACAAGAAAAAATGGATTTTGCTCAGTATTTTAATTGTCGTGGTCATGATCCTTTTGCCGCTAAGCCTATCTCTTCTATTCGCATTAATTACTGCGCTCTTACTGGAAGGGGCTGTGCAAAGGCTGCAAAAACACTTGAAATTTGGACGCGGTCTTGCCGTTTTTGCCGCATTTACAGCCTATGTTGCACTGCTGGGGATGATTGGCTACTTTACAGTTAAAGTTGTCTTTGATCAATTTGTTTCATTTGCATCGAGTCTCCCTGAAATCATTAAAGAGGTTTATGCAAGCATCATTCAGCCCACTTTAACGAAATGGGAACAAGTGCAGGAAACCATTCCAAGAGGAGTTGTTCAATCACTTGAGGAATCGTTTACAGCAGGACTTAAATCATTTGAAGAAGGCGTGAATGGTTTTTTAAACAGCTTGCTTGATTTTATCGCCTTCCTTCCTGGTTTTATGTTTGAAATCCTGATCTATCTAATCGCCTTATATTTATTCAGCCTTGAGCTTCCGCGATTAAAAAAGATGATTGCAGACAGTTTAACCGAGAAAACGAAAGAGAAACTGACTCTTGTCCTGGAAGAATTAAATAAAGCAGGTATTGGGTTTGTAAAAGCGCAGATTTTTTTAAGTGCTCTGACTTTCGTGATGGCGTTTGCAGGTCTTTCCATCCTGGGAGTTCCCTACACGGTGGTCTTGTCTCTCCTGATTGTCATTGTGGATATTCTGCCGATTCTCGGAACAGGATCTTTCCTCGTTCCATGGGCAATCTACGCATTTTTTCAAAATGACCAAGCTTTATCAATTGGGCTGGTGATCCTCTTTTTAGTCATCACTGTGGTCAGAAGGGTCATTGAACCTAAAATCTTTTCAAGCAGTATGGGCATTACACCTTTAGCGGCGCTGATCAGCCTGTTCATAGGGTTTAAACTCCTTGGATTTATCGGTTTATTCGCAGGACCGGCGCTTGTCATTGTCTTTGACACACTTCGTAAAGCCCGCATGATTCGAACGGACTTTAAATTCTAA
- a CDS encoding ATP-binding cassette domain-containing protein, protein MKVNISGLTKVYGEKRALDGITLQLEENKIYGLLGRNGAGKTTLMQILAGQIMPTGGSVLINNQKPFENQEITESICLINESENFKKGLKIKDILKIANYFYPNWSRETAEKLLEDFF, encoded by the coding sequence ATGAAAGTTAACATTAGCGGATTAACGAAGGTTTATGGCGAAAAAAGAGCGCTTGACGGCATCACCCTGCAGCTTGAAGAAAATAAGATTTACGGACTGCTGGGCAGGAATGGAGCCGGTAAAACAACATTGATGCAAATTCTTGCCGGTCAGATTATGCCTACTGGGGGATCAGTCTTAATTAATAACCAAAAGCCTTTTGAAAATCAAGAAATAACGGAGTCAATCTGTTTGATCAATGAAAGCGAAAATTTTAAAAAAGGGTTAAAGATAAAAGATATCCTTAAGATTGCAAATTACTTTTACCCAAATTGGAGCCGGGAAACAGCTGAAAAACTGCTTGAGGATTTTTTCTGA
- a CDS encoding GntR family transcriptional regulator has translation MNPFLDTDRPIFQQIAEQIENDIINGMVQEGERIPSTNEFAAHYQINPATAAKGINQLVEKGILFKKRGIGMFVAEGAKGKLLQKRKEQFYEAFILPLKSEAAKLNISVNDLKEMLEKGSGLNES, from the coding sequence ATGAATCCATTTTTAGATACCGACAGGCCAATATTTCAGCAAATAGCGGAACAGATAGAAAATGACATCATCAATGGCATGGTTCAGGAAGGAGAAAGAATTCCATCAACAAATGAGTTTGCGGCACATTATCAAATTAATCCGGCAACAGCGGCAAAGGGAATCAATCAATTAGTGGAGAAAGGCATTCTTTTCAAGAAGAGAGGGATTGGAATGTTTGTAGCTGAAGGGGCAAAGGGGAAACTGCTTCAAAAGCGTAAAGAGCAATTTTATGAAGCATTTATTTTGCCGCTGAAATCTGAAGCGGCAAAACTGAATATCAGTGTAAACGACTTAAAAGAAATGCTTGAAAAGGGGAGCGGCCTTAATGAAAGTTAA